One genomic region from Sphingobacterium sp. UGAL515B_05 encodes:
- a CDS encoding Crp/Fnr family transcriptional regulator, whose product MKNLVSTLEENSAKETLLKFLDSIHSMSPGLRDALLLNTYLQKVNKKHILLNIDEIQKSLFFVVKGLVRSYYLDSFGKDMTSWLLFEGDLAISVYSFFSQKRSFEVLEAIEETSFLVLSHEKLMQLYQQFPEFNYIGRILTETYYIKAEEKANELRVFSATERYQHLIRKYPNIVARVPLGMISSYLGITQSTLSRIRSKTVL is encoded by the coding sequence ATGAAAAATCTGGTAAGTACATTGGAAGAAAACTCAGCGAAAGAAACCCTTTTAAAGTTTCTTGATAGTATTCATTCCATGTCGCCAGGGCTACGAGACGCTTTATTGTTAAATACATATTTGCAAAAAGTAAACAAGAAGCATATTCTACTTAATATCGATGAAATCCAGAAGTCACTTTTCTTTGTGGTCAAAGGTTTAGTACGCTCCTACTACCTTGACAGTTTTGGAAAGGATATGACGTCTTGGCTACTCTTTGAAGGGGATCTAGCAATTTCTGTATATAGCTTTTTCAGTCAGAAACGATCTTTTGAAGTTTTGGAAGCTATAGAAGAAACAAGTTTTCTTGTACTTAGCCATGAGAAGCTCATGCAGCTCTATCAGCAGTTTCCTGAATTCAATTATATCGGGAGAATTCTAACTGAGACCTATTATATAAAAGCCGAGGAGAAGGCCAATGAATTACGTGTTTTTAGTGCAACAGAACGGTATCAACATTTAATCAGAAAATACCCGAATATCGTTGCACGCGTCCCTTTAGGAATGATTTCTTCGTACCTTGGAATAACGCAGTCTACATTAAGTAGGATCCGTTCAAAAACGGTACTTTAA
- a CDS encoding DUF6602 domain-containing protein, with protein sequence MAHDNSPLKSQIPNQGWKQFLIARDEMLSAYDNAKEHSNKRQVKTGHGNVAESAFRKWLTKFLPKRYGVTAGYIISPGVQNAENFIHYDVIIYDQLESPVLWIENNADSSELGRFMAIPVEYVHGVIEVKSAFNKKAVKKAVEQLTKLKPLLACTEPANHPLKLYLPPNFFFATVFYELRKKDEMDFAALDELVEAAAMRGFYGGYILRGETIEKYYSGKLILLRESQERVRDNQSLLFYAQSKSYKVADGTFRKLQLDYGESYFSEFAFDIIALLKGTYNPNVLSSMYGMGSTQWENGSAVDIRYFKPEDVKKFDEETAKFFRK encoded by the coding sequence ATGGCACATGATAATTCTCCACTAAAAAGCCAGATTCCTAATCAAGGTTGGAAACAATTTCTTATAGCAAGGGATGAAATGCTTTCCGCATATGATAATGCAAAGGAGCATTCCAATAAACGGCAGGTAAAGACAGGTCATGGTAACGTAGCAGAATCAGCATTCCGCAAATGGCTCACCAAATTTTTACCAAAGCGGTATGGTGTTACAGCCGGTTACATCATTTCGCCTGGAGTACAAAATGCTGAAAATTTTATTCACTATGACGTAATCATTTACGACCAGTTAGAATCACCAGTACTGTGGATAGAAAACAATGCCGATTCTTCTGAACTAGGACGATTCATGGCAATTCCGGTGGAATATGTTCATGGAGTAATTGAGGTTAAATCTGCATTCAACAAAAAGGCAGTCAAAAAAGCGGTAGAACAATTGACAAAACTAAAACCGCTATTAGCTTGTACGGAGCCTGCGAACCATCCTCTCAAATTATATCTTCCGCCTAACTTCTTTTTTGCGACGGTCTTTTATGAGCTTCGAAAGAAAGACGAAATGGATTTCGCTGCTCTAGATGAATTAGTTGAAGCCGCAGCAATGAGGGGATTTTATGGAGGTTATATACTCCGTGGTGAAACCATAGAAAAATATTATAGCGGCAAATTAATACTCCTTAGAGAGTCGCAAGAAAGAGTAAGAGATAATCAATCACTTTTGTTTTATGCACAGTCGAAAAGCTATAAGGTAGCAGATGGTACTTTTAGAAAATTACAGCTCGATTATGGAGAATCATACTTTTCGGAATTTGCTTTCGATATAATAGCTTTATTAAAAGGAACATATAATCCAAATGTATTATCCAGTATGTACGGTATGGGATCAACGCAATGGGAAAATGGTAGTGCAGTAGATATAAGATATTTTAAACCCGAAGACGTTAAAAAATTTGACGAAGAAACTGCCAAGTTCTTTAGAAAATAA
- a CDS encoding Crp/Fnr family transcriptional regulator: MIEKLFFEMNTYAALSPATTEILKTIFQVKQFKKNEHILRAGEYAKYYYFICKGLLGYYKSNADGNIIYKMFFEENSFCASTAAIIEERPSTFNIIALEDVELIQYSAKAFRELVRTKHDLALFQIAYLEKNWVVKKEPLEIELKWESAKERYLELHKNQALFKRLKQHHIASYLGVTPTQLSRIRKELKE; the protein is encoded by the coding sequence ATGATAGAAAAACTCTTCTTCGAAATGAATACTTATGCTGCGCTTAGCCCAGCTACGACAGAAATTTTGAAAACTATCTTTCAGGTGAAGCAGTTCAAAAAAAATGAACATATTCTACGTGCTGGAGAATATGCTAAGTACTATTATTTTATATGCAAAGGATTATTAGGTTATTATAAATCAAACGCTGATGGCAATATCATCTACAAAATGTTTTTTGAAGAAAATAGCTTTTGCGCTTCCACCGCCGCCATCATTGAAGAAAGACCGAGCACCTTCAACATCATTGCACTCGAAGATGTGGAGTTAATTCAATATTCAGCCAAGGCTTTCCGTGAGCTTGTCCGCACAAAGCATGATTTGGCGCTCTTTCAGATAGCCTACCTGGAAAAGAATTGGGTGGTCAAAAAAGAACCACTTGAAATCGAGCTCAAGTGGGAATCTGCAAAGGAACGCTATCTTGAACTTCATAAGAATCAGGCACTTTTCAAACGCCTCAAGCAGCATCATATCGCCTCCTATCTCGGTGTAACTCCCACGCAATTAAGTCGCATCCGTAAGGAATTAAAAGAATAA
- a CDS encoding alpha/beta hydrolase — MKTVYTLLFSALSLPLAAQKVVKTNIHSAKMDKNIETIIITPDMQDGIKYKTVYILHGYSGTPTRTVQEDIPDLIQKAKTFQTIYVLPDGNFNSWYVDSPIDPHAQYTTFIGNELVNYIDHHYPTRQNRNARGILGWSMGGYGALHIGIAYPQTFSIVGSSCGALDFDRFGQAYQQYQVDKVLGDFKNLNNVDRIYSNEDKMKHNKQRYILDCGTEDLQMLEMNRTFHKHLTNKNIEHLYIESKGGHDTAYWSKSLSQQLALFQNYFQHEGL; from the coding sequence ATGAAAACAGTATACACACTCCTATTTTCTGCCCTTAGCCTACCACTGGCGGCACAAAAAGTCGTTAAGACAAATATCCATAGTGCCAAAATGGACAAAAACATTGAAACCATAATAATTACGCCCGACATGCAAGACGGGATCAAGTATAAAACAGTTTATATTCTCCATGGTTATAGCGGCACCCCCACCCGCACCGTGCAAGAAGACATTCCTGACTTAATCCAAAAAGCAAAAACATTTCAGACTATTTACGTACTACCAGATGGAAATTTCAACTCTTGGTACGTAGATAGTCCCATCGATCCACATGCACAGTACACCACTTTTATCGGAAATGAGCTAGTCAATTACATCGATCATCACTACCCGACGCGACAAAACCGAAATGCGCGCGGAATACTGGGCTGGAGTATGGGTGGCTACGGAGCATTGCACATCGGGATAGCCTATCCACAAACATTCTCGATCGTCGGAAGTTCATGCGGCGCACTTGATTTCGACCGCTTCGGGCAAGCTTATCAGCAATATCAGGTAGACAAGGTATTGGGCGATTTCAAAAATCTAAACAATGTAGACCGCATCTACAGCAACGAAGATAAAATGAAGCACAATAAACAACGCTATATCCTCGATTGTGGAACTGAAGACCTGCAAATGCTGGAAATGAACCGTACATTCCACAAGCATCTGACCAACAAAAACATCGAGCATCTTTACATCGAATCAAAAGGAGGACACGATACTGCTTATTGGAGCAAATCACTATCACAACAGTTGGCTTTATTTCAAAACTACTTTCAACATGAAGGACTATAA
- a CDS encoding DMT family transporter, producing MKDYKSTLYVAAGACSYGLLATIVKYANHLGIHTSLLTFLQFMFGFLFLLAFNLLSKRNEEEHNAIKFSSKIKLMVWGISLGLTTTLYYLSIQYIPVSVGIILLMQSIWISLVAEAVLLKKFPSKGKITGVIIVLLGTTLATNLFQNNNDLDYRGIILGFGAGISYALAIYASSTVEKELPSPVRSQFLVLGGLLLIVAFWNIDIIRYMQPNALPWGLLIAIFGTILPPLLFTKGIPKTGIAMGNIISSLEIPVSTLSAMLVLQEVVSGVQWFGILLILMAVIIINVGKS from the coding sequence ATGAAGGACTATAAATCGACACTCTATGTTGCTGCCGGCGCTTGCAGCTATGGACTGCTCGCAACAATTGTGAAATATGCAAACCATTTAGGGATACACACAAGTCTGTTGACCTTTCTGCAGTTTATGTTTGGTTTTCTCTTTTTGTTGGCCTTTAATCTGTTATCAAAGCGTAATGAAGAAGAACATAACGCCATCAAATTTTCATCAAAAATTAAACTGATGGTCTGGGGCATTTCCCTTGGTCTAACAACAACACTTTACTATCTCTCCATCCAATATATCCCCGTATCCGTTGGAATTATTTTACTGATGCAATCCATTTGGATAAGTTTGGTGGCAGAAGCAGTGCTGTTGAAAAAGTTTCCGTCAAAAGGCAAGATAACAGGAGTTATTATTGTTTTGCTCGGCACGACCTTAGCAACCAATCTCTTCCAAAACAATAATGACCTTGACTACAGAGGAATAATACTGGGTTTCGGAGCGGGAATAAGTTATGCGCTGGCAATTTATGCTTCAAGCACAGTGGAAAAAGAGCTGCCGAGTCCGGTACGTAGCCAATTCTTGGTCTTAGGCGGACTGCTGCTCATCGTAGCATTTTGGAATATTGATATTATTCGGTATATGCAACCTAATGCATTACCCTGGGGATTATTGATTGCCATTTTTGGAACGATTCTTCCACCCTTACTATTTACAAAAGGAATCCCAAAAACCGGCATAGCGATGGGAAATATTATTTCAAGTCTGGAGATCCCTGTTTCAACCTTATCTGCCATGTTGGTTTTACAGGAAGTTGTTTCAGGGGTCCAATGGTTTGGCATACTCCTGATTTTAATGGCTGTCATTATAATTAATGTTGGTAAGTCGTAG
- a CDS encoding FecR family protein, with amino-acid sequence MRLTDDIKQLIIKYIGDNLTSGEKADLKLWLDESAEHRIFFEDLLDNHDLINDLNQWSELQASDTMDWNERLKAKTLETIRTSAVKPSPIRNIKHLLPYAAASISIILGALMYFMVRKQVAPVSNRIVLNDVEAQSNQAEIRLSNGKVLQVSSQKGALVSGDNLTYEDGTILQNASLKGDLMATVNTPAGTMLQLQLEDGSEITLNAKTTLKYPLHFAKSKRVVEVDGEAYFKIAKNKKVPFHVLSNGQQIEVTGTEFNVNTYSKSQSSTTLVEGSINLSAQGQTLQLKPNQQALLDSGQLSKKTVDPANYIAWLDNKFYFNETDLHTALQLIGQWYDLQIIYTQPIKETLLYGEIKRTKSLAAVLKILERSHIKFELIQENGVRKLFVSN; translated from the coding sequence ATGAGATTGACTGATGATATCAAACAACTAATCATAAAGTATATCGGCGACAACTTAACGTCCGGTGAAAAGGCTGATTTAAAGTTATGGTTGGATGAATCAGCAGAACATCGTATTTTTTTTGAAGACCTCCTGGATAACCATGATTTGATAAATGACTTGAATCAATGGAGCGAGCTTCAGGCTTCAGATACAATGGATTGGAACGAAAGGTTAAAAGCAAAGACCCTAGAAACTATTCGGACCTCTGCCGTTAAACCATCTCCTATCAGAAATATAAAACACCTGCTTCCCTACGCAGCAGCTTCAATAAGCATAATCTTAGGAGCTTTGATGTATTTCATGGTTAGAAAACAAGTTGCACCGGTCAGTAATCGAATCGTCTTAAATGACGTAGAAGCACAGAGCAACCAGGCAGAAATACGGCTTTCGAACGGCAAAGTACTCCAGGTATCGAGTCAGAAAGGAGCCTTGGTTTCAGGAGACAATTTAACCTACGAAGACGGTACTATCCTTCAAAACGCCTCTTTAAAAGGAGATCTGATGGCCACCGTCAACACCCCTGCTGGCACGATGCTGCAACTCCAACTGGAAGATGGATCGGAGATTACGCTCAATGCAAAAACAACACTTAAATACCCGCTTCATTTTGCAAAAAGCAAACGTGTTGTTGAAGTGGACGGTGAAGCCTATTTTAAAATTGCAAAAAATAAAAAGGTGCCCTTCCATGTTCTTTCCAACGGGCAACAAATTGAAGTCACGGGCACTGAATTCAACGTAAATACCTATTCAAAATCCCAAAGTAGTACAACGCTTGTAGAGGGGAGTATCAATCTATCGGCGCAAGGGCAAACGTTACAGCTCAAGCCCAATCAGCAAGCGCTCTTAGATTCGGGTCAACTATCGAAAAAAACGGTCGATCCCGCTAATTACATCGCATGGCTCGACAATAAATTCTATTTTAATGAAACGGACCTTCATACTGCTCTACAACTGATCGGTCAATGGTATGACCTGCAAATCATCTACACACAACCGATAAAAGAAACACTTTTATATGGCGAAATTAAACGCACGAAAAGTCTCGCGGCAGTCCTAAAGATCCTGGAGCGTAGCCATATTAAATTTGAATTGATCCAAGAAAATGGAGTTCGTAAACTCTTTGTTTCAAACTAA
- a CDS encoding TonB-dependent receptor, producing MNFNFLVHRNRIAVNIPKQWKTKMKLSAFFTLACVVKLSAASYAQSITINAKKMSLVQVLRTIQKQSGVPFLLNGKELADIKIEAQVRNMPLEKAIQVLLKDQPVDWSFQDNMLVVTKLKTNYPTYELPNNYTLVQQTRTFKGNVHDSKGTMLQGATIMIKGSTRATTTDESGNFQIEANNNAVLVIKMIGYQTKEIPLSNQLYLNIELSQQVDALEEVVVVGYGTTKKKELIGSVSQVDGKQLAKRTVPQLAQALTGQMPGVTVIQRSGQPGAANNTIQIRGVGSFGASTDALILVDGIPTNSFNDIDPNDVASISVLKDASSAAIYGARAANGVILVTTKTGATGGKLTVNYNGYYGIQKPTAFPEFVNSWEYASLLNETTSGGGGYTAEEIQKFIDGSDPDNYPNSNYLTSSFKSQAAQTGHNLNISNTTDKIQYTLSAGFLNQKGIVIKNNFDKYNVRLNLISNLNDKLKLTTRVAAIQTETDEPAAPATLDFSRMTDIISQVIRYPAIYPIRLSNGDWGAGNNLKGTPVSFLESESFYKEKVSNISGNARLDWKPISDLTLSAIGGYTQTNGRTKLFRASQRINNSITLGPSSLNQTAPYETYKTFQALADYNKTIGEHSLKILGGYSFEKGYNEGLSAYRQNFPSNDLTELNVGSPDGQQNTGTAAEWALESLFARVQYNYAKKYLVEGVVRYDGSSRFPTDKKYAAFPSIAVGWLLSEESFIKDHYRWIDELKIKGSYGVLGNQNIVNNVQQRVVSNYPYQDVLNPGYNYPFGNTISPGVARTTIVDPTLRWESTRTADAGVEVALFKNLLTFSSTYYNRYTYDILVSPGSSVSKILGFEVGVQNSGKLRNTGWEFTLGHQKKLNDFSYNVNLNFSTVKNRVVDLGVGNINQPNGLVGNGSTLFIGYPIQAYYGYQADGLFVDAADIASYANQTSINPKPQPGDIRYKDISGPDGVPDGKVDATYDRTVIGSRIPKYTYGMNIGMNYKGFDLGILLQGVSGVKGLLDNYAGFALTQNGNIQRWQADGRWTVANPDRNAIYPRIEQLPNTGTPNTLLSDYWLLDASYLRLKNIQLGYTIPKHILNKWKLSGLRVYANAENLLTASNYRKGWDPEINSSGAYYPIMRNFTFGVNLSF from the coding sequence ATGAATTTTAATTTTCTTGTTCATAGAAATCGAATTGCTGTGAACATACCCAAGCAATGGAAGACCAAGATGAAGCTTAGTGCCTTTTTTACCCTTGCATGTGTTGTTAAGCTGTCTGCAGCTAGCTACGCACAATCAATTACTATTAACGCCAAAAAAATGTCTTTGGTGCAGGTATTACGTACCATCCAAAAACAGAGTGGCGTCCCTTTTCTGTTGAATGGAAAAGAACTTGCCGACATTAAAATTGAGGCTCAGGTTCGTAATATGCCTTTAGAAAAAGCCATACAGGTTCTCTTAAAAGACCAACCTGTCGATTGGAGTTTTCAGGATAATATGCTTGTCGTAACGAAGTTAAAAACAAATTATCCGACTTATGAGCTTCCAAATAACTACACGTTAGTACAACAAACCCGCACATTCAAAGGAAATGTTCACGATAGCAAAGGAACAATGCTTCAGGGTGCGACGATCATGATAAAAGGTTCGACTAGAGCAACCACGACAGATGAAAGCGGTAACTTTCAGATCGAAGCAAATAATAATGCCGTACTCGTGATTAAAATGATCGGCTACCAAACCAAAGAAATCCCATTATCCAACCAGCTTTACCTAAATATTGAACTTAGCCAACAAGTCGATGCACTAGAGGAAGTCGTCGTCGTAGGCTATGGTACGACAAAAAAGAAAGAATTAATCGGTTCGGTTTCGCAGGTGGACGGAAAGCAGTTGGCAAAACGTACTGTCCCCCAGCTTGCGCAGGCCCTCACAGGTCAAATGCCCGGTGTAACCGTCATACAGCGATCTGGTCAACCTGGAGCAGCAAACAATACCATACAGATCCGGGGGGTGGGTTCGTTCGGTGCAAGTACCGACGCACTTATTTTAGTTGACGGTATACCCACCAATTCCTTCAATGATATCGATCCAAATGATGTTGCATCTATCTCGGTACTGAAAGACGCCTCTTCGGCAGCCATATACGGAGCTAGAGCCGCCAACGGCGTTATTCTTGTTACAACAAAAACCGGGGCAACAGGTGGAAAATTAACGGTCAATTACAATGGCTATTACGGTATCCAGAAACCAACAGCTTTCCCCGAATTTGTCAACTCTTGGGAGTACGCTTCCTTGCTCAATGAAACCACAAGTGGCGGCGGAGGCTACACCGCAGAGGAGATCCAAAAATTTATAGATGGCTCGGATCCCGACAACTATCCAAATAGTAATTACTTGACCAGTTCATTCAAGTCCCAAGCGGCGCAAACAGGCCATAACTTAAATATATCCAATACCACAGATAAAATACAATACACCTTATCTGCTGGCTTTCTCAATCAAAAAGGTATTGTCATCAAAAACAATTTTGACAAATACAATGTTCGCCTCAATCTCATATCAAACCTCAATGACAAGCTCAAATTAACGACGCGGGTAGCGGCAATTCAGACCGAAACAGATGAACCTGCAGCACCGGCAACGCTTGACTTCTCCCGGATGACGGATATCATTTCTCAGGTGATTCGCTATCCCGCCATATACCCAATACGCCTGAGCAATGGCGACTGGGGCGCAGGGAATAACTTGAAGGGTACACCTGTATCTTTCCTGGAGAGCGAATCTTTCTACAAAGAAAAAGTATCCAATATCTCCGGAAACGCAAGACTCGACTGGAAACCAATTTCAGATCTGACCTTGTCCGCTATTGGAGGCTATACGCAGACGAATGGCCGCACAAAACTTTTTAGAGCATCACAACGGATCAACAATTCCATTACGCTAGGACCTTCAAGCCTCAATCAAACCGCTCCTTATGAAACGTATAAAACGTTTCAGGCCTTAGCAGACTATAACAAAACGATCGGGGAACATTCCCTGAAAATATTAGGCGGTTATTCTTTCGAGAAAGGCTACAACGAAGGTTTAAGCGCTTACCGCCAGAATTTTCCCAGCAATGATCTTACCGAGTTAAATGTAGGTTCACCAGATGGACAACAAAACACTGGTACAGCTGCTGAGTGGGCATTGGAATCGTTATTTGCACGCGTACAATATAACTATGCCAAGAAATACCTTGTCGAAGGTGTTGTTCGATACGATGGATCTTCCCGTTTTCCAACCGATAAAAAGTATGCCGCTTTTCCTTCAATTGCAGTAGGCTGGCTACTGAGTGAAGAATCGTTTATAAAGGACCACTATCGTTGGATAGACGAATTGAAAATCAAAGGATCTTATGGGGTTCTCGGTAACCAAAATATTGTCAATAATGTCCAACAGCGCGTTGTCTCTAACTACCCATACCAGGATGTTTTAAATCCGGGTTATAATTACCCCTTTGGAAACACTATTTCTCCAGGGGTCGCCCGAACCACAATTGTTGATCCTACGCTACGCTGGGAATCGACCCGAACGGCAGATGCGGGCGTGGAAGTGGCTTTATTTAAAAATTTACTGACATTCAGCAGTACCTATTACAACCGATATACTTACGATATTTTGGTGAGCCCAGGTTCTAGTGTTTCCAAAATTTTGGGTTTTGAAGTAGGTGTACAAAATTCTGGAAAACTTCGAAATACAGGATGGGAATTTACGCTAGGGCATCAAAAAAAATTAAATGATTTTTCTTACAACGTTAATCTGAACTTCTCTACGGTCAAAAATAGGGTCGTCGATTTGGGTGTCGGCAATATCAATCAACCAAATGGCTTAGTGGGAAATGGTTCCACCCTGTTTATCGGTTACCCGATTCAAGCCTACTACGGCTACCAGGCGGATGGCTTATTTGTTGACGCAGCCGATATTGCAAGCTATGCTAATCAAACCAGCATCAACCCCAAACCGCAACCAGGCGATATCCGATACAAGGACATCAGTGGCCCCGACGGAGTACCTGATGGAAAAGTAGACGCTACGTACGACCGAACTGTGATTGGATCACGTATCCCCAAATACACCTACGGGATGAATATCGGGATGAACTACAAAGGGTTTGACTTAGGAATACTTCTTCAAGGTGTAAGCGGTGTTAAAGGCTTATTGGACAATTATGCTGGATTTGCGTTGACACAAAACGGCAATATCCAACGCTGGCAAGCTGACGGCAGATGGACTGTAGCCAATCCCGATCGAAATGCCATTTATCCAAGAATTGAACAATTGCCAAATACCGGCACACCAAATACCCTGCTATCAGACTACTGGTTACTGGATGCGAGCTACCTACGGCTCAAGAACATCCAATTGGGTTATACCATTCCTAAGCACATCCTTAACAAATGGAAATTGTCGGGTCTAAGGGTTTACGCAAATGCCGAAAACCTATTGACAGCAAGCAATTATAGAAAAGGATGGGATCCTGAAATCAATTCAAGCGGCGCCTACTACCCTATTATGCGCAATTTTACATTTGGGGTTAACCTTAGTTTTTAA
- a CDS encoding RagB/SusD family nutrient uptake outer membrane protein — MIHISYKPIKLALCILFASSLSTSCKKQLETNPLDKFANETFWTNETNARAALTGLYKAEIQMNSLAEFSPTDWWSYNGLLYLEFASDNAYDRRGDNSVFNKLSDGTLTSNNSNLDNYWMYTYKKIARVNYFLENIDKTPISADLLARFKAEARFIRACQYFYLSQYWGDAPLVTKTLTPSEANQVSKAKKQELVTFVARELQEAANDLPSYGKLTTAERGRASKQAALAFLGRIQLAEKSYADAIKSYEQIINANENSIDPNYSGLFNGTNETSKEIIFATQYLVDLAGNGMFQHNFPAIAGGWHLHCPLGSLVESYGFTDGTAFSYDDARYNAQDISKNRDPRLAFTVITNGDRFKNLKYTSHPDSTLSIDQLTTTKQATRTGYGLRKFNDEGFSGNLQNSGADVPIVRYAEVLLSYLEAKLENGDPITSDLLDKTINAVRKRSSVNMPAINIQSSATLRTTLRNERRVELALEGLRYWDLLRWGIAKDVLKGDFYGAPFPNAKNLRIKSGGSKDPYSRWYVTSKSFRAGQDEHWPIPQNEVNINPNLK; from the coding sequence ATGATACACATCTCATATAAACCTATAAAATTGGCCTTATGCATTCTTTTTGCATCAAGCCTAAGTACCAGTTGCAAAAAACAACTGGAAACCAATCCACTGGATAAATTTGCCAACGAAACCTTTTGGACAAACGAAACGAATGCTCGAGCAGCGCTGACAGGATTATACAAAGCGGAAATACAAATGAACTCCCTCGCCGAATTCAGCCCCACAGATTGGTGGTCCTATAACGGTCTGCTTTACCTGGAGTTTGCTTCGGACAATGCCTACGATAGACGTGGTGATAATTCGGTTTTCAACAAACTATCCGATGGTACCTTGACAAGCAATAATAGCAACTTAGACAATTATTGGATGTATACCTACAAGAAAATCGCCCGTGTAAATTATTTTCTTGAAAACATAGATAAAACTCCTATTTCAGCAGATCTACTCGCACGATTTAAAGCCGAAGCTCGGTTTATTCGTGCTTGCCAATATTTCTACCTATCCCAATACTGGGGTGATGCCCCTTTAGTTACCAAAACTTTAACGCCCAGTGAAGCAAATCAGGTTTCCAAAGCGAAAAAACAGGAATTGGTTACATTTGTCGCGCGTGAATTGCAGGAAGCAGCAAACGACTTACCTAGTTATGGCAAATTGACTACCGCAGAAAGGGGCCGCGCAAGCAAACAGGCAGCCCTCGCTTTCCTTGGACGCATCCAACTGGCAGAAAAATCTTACGCCGACGCTATCAAAAGCTATGAGCAGATCATCAATGCCAATGAAAATAGCATAGATCCTAACTATTCAGGCTTATTTAATGGAACCAACGAAACGAGCAAAGAGATTATTTTTGCCACGCAGTACTTGGTTGATCTTGCCGGAAACGGAATGTTTCAGCACAATTTTCCGGCAATCGCCGGCGGCTGGCATCTTCACTGCCCGCTCGGTAGTCTTGTAGAAAGCTATGGTTTCACCGATGGAACGGCATTTTCGTACGATGATGCGCGATATAATGCGCAAGACATCAGCAAAAACCGGGATCCGCGTTTAGCTTTCACCGTGATAACGAATGGTGATCGTTTCAAAAACCTTAAATATACATCTCACCCCGACTCCACCCTATCTATCGACCAATTGACCACAACAAAACAGGCCACACGTACGGGCTACGGATTACGCAAGTTCAACGACGAAGGGTTTAGTGGAAACTTACAAAACTCTGGAGCCGACGTTCCTATTGTACGCTACGCCGAAGTTCTCCTGAGTTACCTTGAAGCCAAACTCGAAAATGGAGACCCTATTACCAGCGACCTACTGGACAAAACCATCAACGCTGTCAGAAAAAGAAGCAGCGTTAATATGCCAGCCATTAACATCCAAAGTAGTGCCACCTTGCGCACGACGTTACGCAACGAAAGACGTGTGGAACTCGCATTGGAAGGACTTCGTTATTGGGATTTACTACGTTGGGGTATCGCAAAGGATGTACTGAAAGGTGATTTTTATGGCGCCCCATTTCCAAATGCGAAAAATCTTCGTATAAAATCCGGTGGAAGTAAAGACCCTTATAGCCGATGGTATGTGACCAGCAAGTCCTTCCGGGCTGGCCAAGATGAACATTGGCCAATTCCGCAAAATGAAGTTAATATCAATCCAAATTTAAAATAG